One genomic region from Muriicola soli encodes:
- a CDS encoding solute:sodium symporter family transporter, with the protein MIGIISFIGFTSLVAIISYFATRTTDETSSDGYFLGGRSLTAGVIAGSLLLTNLSTEQIVGLNGSAYKDGLSVMAWETLAAIAIVVTAVFLLPRYLKGGLTTVPQFLAKRFDVTTKTITSGLFLTGYVVVLLPVILYSGSVAISGMFNVPELLNVSDKTALVLCIWGIGIIGSIYAVFGGLKAVAVSDSINAIGLIIGGILIPIFGLMAIGDGSVFDGLETLMTTNPERFDSTGEAGQEVPFTTIFTGMMLVQLFYWGTNQQIIQRALAAKNLAEGQKGLLLASFLKILGPLILVLPGMIAYHYFDGGLASSDLAYPELVRAVLPKPLIGFFAAVLFGAILSSFNSVLNSSVTLFGIDIYKQHINKEAPEKTVVKYGKIFGVCLALAAMFIAPMIANAGSLFNYLQEINGIYSIPILTIIVIGYLTKRVPAIAAKIGIISGSLLYIISQFWLQPKFVSSALENAKANGISDPAQLALVEADAYPHYLHVMAILFIANIGIMLLIGKFKPRATPYVQEYTEQVEITPFKYVKQMGLIIVAIVIGIYVYFAQ; encoded by the coding sequence ATGATTGGTATCATATCATTTATAGGCTTCACTTCCCTTGTAGCCATCATCTCATATTTTGCAACACGTACCACTGATGAAACTTCCTCTGACGGATATTTTCTGGGTGGGCGTAGTTTAACAGCAGGGGTAATAGCAGGTTCCTTGCTCCTTACCAACTTATCAACTGAACAAATTGTAGGGCTTAACGGAAGTGCATACAAGGATGGATTATCTGTTATGGCCTGGGAAACCCTGGCCGCTATTGCCATAGTGGTAACTGCGGTTTTTCTTTTACCGAGATACCTGAAAGGCGGACTCACAACAGTGCCTCAATTTTTGGCAAAACGATTTGATGTAACGACAAAGACAATTACTTCCGGACTTTTCCTTACGGGCTATGTGGTGGTGCTGCTTCCAGTGATCCTGTACTCCGGTTCGGTGGCCATAAGCGGGATGTTCAATGTTCCGGAACTTTTGAATGTGTCTGATAAAACAGCCCTTGTTTTGTGTATCTGGGGCATAGGAATTATTGGGTCGATCTACGCAGTTTTCGGCGGTTTGAAGGCCGTTGCCGTTTCTGATAGCATCAACGCCATAGGGCTGATCATTGGAGGTATTCTGATTCCCATATTCGGACTGATGGCAATTGGGGATGGTAGTGTTTTTGACGGATTGGAAACTTTGATGACTACGAATCCCGAACGCTTCGATTCTACAGGTGAGGCCGGACAAGAAGTACCTTTTACGACCATATTTACAGGGATGATGCTCGTTCAACTTTTTTATTGGGGAACGAATCAGCAGATCATCCAGAGAGCGCTGGCAGCTAAGAATCTGGCTGAAGGCCAAAAAGGACTGCTTTTGGCATCTTTTTTAAAGATTCTTGGACCACTGATCCTTGTACTACCCGGGATGATCGCATATCATTATTTTGACGGCGGATTGGCATCGAGTGACCTCGCTTATCCCGAACTGGTTCGTGCTGTCTTACCCAAACCCCTGATAGGCTTCTTTGCTGCTGTTCTTTTTGGAGCTATTTTAAGTTCCTTCAACAGTGTTCTCAATAGCTCGGTGACCTTATTTGGGATAGATATTTACAAACAACATATCAATAAAGAAGCCCCTGAGAAAACGGTGGTAAAGTACGGAAAGATTTTTGGAGTCTGTCTGGCACTTGCTGCTATGTTCATAGCTCCCATGATCGCAAATGCCGGTAGCTTATTTAACTACCTACAGGAAATTAATGGAATTTACAGCATCCCCATCCTAACGATCATTGTCATTGGTTACCTCACCAAAAGGGTGCCTGCTATTGCTGCAAAAATTGGAATTATCTCCGGATCGTTACTTTATATCATCTCCCAGTTCTGGTTGCAGCCTAAGTTTGTGTCCTCTGCTTTGGAAAATGCAAAGGCAAATGGAATAAGTGATCCAGCACAACTAGCGCTGGTAGAGGCAGACGCCTATCCTCATTATTTACATGTGATGGCCATATTATTTATTGCCAATATTGGAATCATGTTGCTTATTGGTAAATTTAAACCAAGGGCTACTCCTTATGTACAGGAGTATACTGAGCAGGTAGAGATTACTCCGTTCAAGTACGTAAAGCAAATGGGCCTGATCATCGTAGCAATAGTCATCGGTATTTACGTTTATTTTGCGCAGTAA